In Hyphomicrobiaceae bacterium, one DNA window encodes the following:
- a CDS encoding malonyl-CoA decarboxylase, which produces MNVSFLQEMMNTLAEQSRALLPKSLFGSEDEDNIEALSRALISGRGEASGVAIARQLLNRLKSATPEERKHFYTYLAEELQPDQAQVRAAAEAYLAHSGPETLRALHQATVSPRREFFRRLNLAPGATAELVALRHEMLRLRKSEPAVSIIDADLERLLQTWFNRGFLVLRRIDWQTPAAILEKIIAYEAVHEIKGWDDLRRRLDPMDRRCFAFFHPSLVDEPLIFVEVALASEVPDAIEPLLEARRGPADVEPTTAVFYSISNCQDGLKGISFGNFLLKQVVEELVRELPSLKTFVTLSPVPHFARWLDRAIASGDAKLVSPQDREILAVLRDPRWTEVARELGPQAAPLRTVLLQLAAHYFLLAKSSDQRPVDPVARFHLGNGARLERINWLADTSEKGLREAHGLMVNYRYELSEIEKNHEAYAADGTVAAARAVRALLKAPAKQKTAASGDREPVAAAEGTLAITARKSKDLLRR; this is translated from the coding sequence TTGAACGTTTCATTCCTTCAGGAAATGATGAACACGCTTGCCGAACAGAGCCGGGCGCTTCTGCCCAAGTCGCTGTTTGGCTCCGAAGACGAGGACAATATCGAGGCGCTGTCGCGTGCGTTGATATCAGGGCGGGGCGAGGCGTCGGGCGTTGCCATCGCTCGCCAGCTTCTCAACCGGCTGAAATCCGCCACGCCGGAAGAGCGCAAGCACTTCTACACCTATCTCGCGGAGGAGCTGCAACCCGATCAGGCTCAAGTCCGGGCGGCGGCGGAGGCCTATCTGGCGCACTCAGGTCCCGAAACACTCCGGGCGCTACATCAGGCAACGGTAAGCCCGAGACGCGAGTTCTTCCGCCGATTGAACTTGGCGCCCGGCGCTACCGCCGAACTCGTCGCCTTGCGACATGAGATGTTGCGTTTACGCAAATCGGAGCCCGCCGTTTCGATCATCGATGCGGATCTGGAACGGCTGCTTCAGACTTGGTTCAATCGCGGCTTTCTGGTCCTGCGCCGCATCGACTGGCAGACGCCAGCGGCTATCCTGGAAAAAATCATCGCGTATGAGGCCGTTCACGAGATCAAGGGCTGGGATGATCTGCGCCGCCGATTGGATCCCATGGATAGGCGCTGCTTTGCCTTCTTCCATCCCTCGCTGGTGGATGAGCCGCTGATCTTTGTCGAGGTCGCGCTTGCAAGCGAAGTGCCCGACGCCATCGAGCCATTGCTCGAAGCGCGCCGCGGGCCTGCCGATGTGGAACCGACGACCGCCGTCTTCTATTCGATCTCCAACTGCCAGGATGGTCTTAAGGGGATTTCGTTCGGCAATTTCCTGCTCAAGCAGGTGGTGGAGGAACTCGTGCGCGAGCTTCCCTCGCTCAAGACATTCGTGACGTTGTCGCCCGTTCCCCACTTTGCCCGCTGGCTTGACCGAGCGATTGCGAGCGGAGATGCAAAGCTCGTTTCGCCGCAGGACCGCGAGATCCTAGCCGTTTTGCGCGATCCGCGCTGGACGGAAGTGGCGCGCGAATTGGGGCCGCAGGCCGCCCCTCTAAGAACCGTGCTATTGCAACTCGCAGCGCATTATTTCCTGCTGGCAAAGTCCAGCGATCAGCGTCCGGTCGATCCGGTTGCGCGCTTCCACCTAGGCAATGGCGCGCGGCTTGAGCGGATCAATTGGCTCGCGGATACTTCCGAGAAGGGCCTGCGCGAGGCCCACGGCCTCATGGTCAACTATCGTTACGAGTTATCGGAGATCGAGAAAAACCATGAAGCTTATGCTGCCGACGGCACGGTTGCCGCCGCGCGCGCCGTTCGGGCCTTGCTGAAGGCGCCAGCGAAGCAGAAAACGGCTGCCTCCGGCGATCGGGAGCCGGTTGCCGCTGCCGAAGGAACGCTGGCCATTACGGCCCGCAAAAGCAAGGATTTGCTCCGCCGGTGA
- a CDS encoding neutral zinc metallopeptidase, translating to MRYGDDDRQSTNVEDRRGEGGFGGGRGIRIPIGGGGGFSLTTLLIIGAIMLFMGINPLDILLGPQGGGGGGKIEMPQLPHSETQSPSGRTQVDIPGLPGEGKTTTATGPESEDQMKVFISRVLADTEDVWTRVFKSFGQTYRDPPLVLFSGYTRTACGAGQAAMGPFYCPLDQKVYIDLAFYEQMKRQFNAGGDFAQAYVIAHEVGHHVQYLLGIAERVQELKGRVDERTANQIQVRMELQADCLAGVWANLNDQMKNRLQPGDVEEALNAATQIGDDMIQRKMTGRVVPDAFTHGTSKQRVRWFTQGLREGRMEVCDTFNATDL from the coding sequence ATGCGTTACGGCGACGATGATAGGCAAAGCACGAACGTTGAGGATCGCCGGGGCGAAGGTGGCTTTGGCGGGGGCCGTGGCATACGAATTCCGATCGGTGGCGGGGGCGGATTCAGCCTGACCACGCTGCTGATCATCGGCGCCATCATGTTGTTCATGGGTATCAACCCGCTCGATATTCTGCTTGGGCCGCAAGGCGGCGGTGGCGGCGGCAAGATCGAGATGCCGCAACTGCCACACTCGGAGACGCAATCGCCTTCGGGCCGCACGCAGGTCGACATTCCCGGGCTTCCCGGCGAAGGCAAGACGACCACAGCAACCGGGCCGGAGAGCGAGGACCAGATGAAGGTCTTCATCTCGCGCGTCCTCGCCGACACAGAGGATGTGTGGACGCGCGTATTCAAGAGCTTTGGTCAGACTTATCGGGATCCGCCGCTGGTGCTGTTCTCCGGCTATACGCGCACCGCGTGCGGCGCGGGCCAAGCCGCGATGGGTCCGTTCTATTGTCCGCTGGACCAGAAGGTCTACATCGACCTAGCTTTCTATGAGCAGATGAAACGTCAATTCAACGCGGGCGGCGACTTCGCGCAGGCCTATGTCATTGCCCATGAGGTTGGCCATCACGTTCAGTACCTGCTTGGCATTGCCGAGCGTGTTCAGGAACTGAAGGGCCGCGTCGATGAACGCACGGCCAACCAGATTCAGGTCCGCATGGAGTTGCAGGCTGATTGCCTTGCTGGCGTTTGGGCGAACCTCAACGACCAGATGAAGAACAGGCTGCAGCCGGGCGATGTCGAGGAGGCTCTCAACGCGGCGACCCAGATCGGCGATGACATGATTCAACGCAAGATGACGGGACGTGTGGTACCCGACGCTTTCACGCACGGAACCTCCAAGCAGCGCGTTCGCTGGTTCACACAGGGGTTGCGCGAGGGACGTATGGAAGTTTGCGACACTTTCAATGCCACCGACCTTTGA
- a CDS encoding DUF2892 domain-containing protein yields MTTNMSNLDRGARLIVGAILIALALGLHDPANLPASKMWWGWIGVIPIVTALVGWCPLYRVFGFSTCKRAD; encoded by the coding sequence ATGACCACAAACATGTCCAATCTCGACCGCGGAGCACGCCTTATCGTTGGAGCCATACTTATTGCGTTGGCTCTGGGGTTGCACGATCCCGCCAACTTGCCAGCTTCAAAGATGTGGTGGGGCTGGATCGGCGTCATTCCTATCGTGACGGCTTTGGTCGGATGGTGCCCACTGTACCGCGTCTTTGGCTTTAGTACCTGTAAAAGGGCGGACTAA